The Paenibacillus sp. genome has a window encoding:
- the cyoE gene encoding heme o synthase, with translation MDKPLPYDASASRTEETAGSASRASWRDFFVLAKPRMIATNLITAFGGFWVASKWSIDWFLLFMMLVGSALIMGSGCVLNNVLDRERDRLMERTQKRAIPTGTISTRAAVLYAAVLGLFGLAVLYFFVNPLTALLGVIGHIAYVVIYTYWLKPTSTWSTSVGGIAGAVPPVIGYCAVSETVDMGAILLFGLLFFWQPPHFWALGIRKREEYRKAGYPLLPVVKGVLRTKWQMVPYLIALYPTTVLLYTMEYVGIVFLIGALLLLTAWTWQCVSGLFTKDDNAWALRAFKYSLYYLTFVFVLMIADTARLAA, from the coding sequence GTGGATAAACCGCTACCATACGATGCTTCGGCCTCCCGCACGGAGGAGACCGCCGGATCGGCTTCCCGCGCCTCCTGGAGAGATTTTTTCGTTCTAGCCAAACCTCGGATGATCGCAACCAATCTGATCACCGCGTTCGGCGGCTTCTGGGTCGCTTCGAAGTGGAGCATCGATTGGTTTCTGCTGTTCATGATGCTGGTCGGCTCGGCGCTTATTATGGGCTCGGGCTGCGTGTTGAACAACGTGCTGGACCGCGAACGCGACCGGTTGATGGAGCGGACGCAGAAGCGCGCCATTCCGACGGGAACGATCTCGACCCGGGCCGCGGTTCTATACGCTGCCGTGCTTGGACTCTTCGGGCTGGCGGTATTGTATTTCTTCGTAAATCCGTTGACGGCATTGCTCGGCGTCATCGGCCATATCGCGTACGTCGTCATCTACACGTATTGGCTGAAGCCGACGTCGACATGGAGCACGTCCGTCGGCGGCATCGCCGGCGCCGTGCCTCCGGTCATCGGATATTGCGCCGTGTCGGAGACGGTGGACATGGGCGCGATTTTGCTGTTCGGCTTGCTGTTCTTCTGGCAGCCGCCGCATTTCTGGGCGCTCGGCATCCGCAAGCGCGAGGAGTACCGCAAGGCGGGCTACCCGCTGCTGCCCGTCGTGAAGGGCGTGCTCCGCACGAAGTGGCAGATGGTGCCGTATTTGATCGCGCTGTATCCGACGACCGTGCTTCTGTACACGATGGAATACGTGGGCATCGTGTTTTTGATCGGCGCCCTGCTGCTGCTCACGGCTTGGACGTGGCAGTGCGTGTCCGGGCTGTTTACGAAGGACGATAACGCTTGGGCGCTGCGCGCATTCAAGTATTCGCTCTATTATTTGACGTTCGTGTTCGTGCTCATGATCGCGGATACGGCGCGCCTCGCGGCGTAA
- a CDS encoding SCO family protein, with translation MEALKKNWYKVTMMAVSVVLLAAIAYVYFGNKDEGPPFQNLGPASPFTLTDTTGEQVMMEASYGKVKLLYFFFANCPDVCPPTSHMLSRVQDRLKEEGVFGTDAFIYQVTIDPERDTAENLAKYASNMNADAAGWKFLRGSVEETKEIAGDYGIMYQEDEQTGFFIHSNTVILIDEDNQIRKRYNADDLDDELIAKDVKRLLKS, from the coding sequence GTGGAAGCGCTGAAGAAAAATTGGTACAAGGTTACGATGATGGCGGTGTCGGTCGTGCTGCTGGCTGCGATCGCGTACGTATACTTCGGGAACAAGGACGAAGGGCCGCCGTTCCAAAACTTAGGCCCGGCATCGCCGTTCACGCTGACGGATACGACCGGGGAACAGGTCATGATGGAGGCGTCGTACGGCAAAGTGAAGCTGCTGTACTTCTTCTTCGCCAACTGCCCGGACGTCTGCCCGCCGACGAGCCATATGCTGTCGCGCGTGCAGGACCGGCTGAAAGAGGAAGGCGTGTTCGGCACCGACGCGTTCATCTACCAAGTGACGATCGATCCGGAGCGGGACACGGCCGAAAACCTCGCGAAGTACGCGTCGAACATGAACGCCGATGCCGCGGGCTGGAAATTCCTCAGGGGTTCGGTCGAGGAGACGAAAGAGATCGCCGGCGACTACGGCATTATGTACCAAGAGGACGAGCAGACCGGATTTTTCATTCATTCGAACACGGTGATTTTGATCGATGAAGATAATCAAATCCGCAAGCGGTACAACGCGGACGATTTGGACGACGAATTGATCGCGAAGGACGTCAAGCGTCTGCTCAAGAGCTAA
- a CDS encoding MFS transporter encodes MKTVMWLYLFIFVAFFDLHAQYPMLTPFAISLGAAPSFIGFIMGIYSLTHLPGNVLAGYSVDRYGSKPFIVLSLVAAGVLLLLQSRVTDPWQLLAVRSVSGFALAFLSPACLALLAKLARDRVHQSKLMSGNGLVHTLASVVSPAAGALLVAKFGFTAAFAALGWGLIVTGILAIWGVKEAKSGETDAAAAQTETASEKAPSAPNGAGKLPWLVYGVPLALSCSQGILFFELPLHSEAQTSVMHTGMLFSVVSVGALITLAMVFLNHVSPLLRTAFGTLALSLVFFGLAVDWPLPLAVSLLLVGMCKGVVFPALAALLASVTDEGRYGRVFSVLSIAFSLGAFFGPIVAGQTRELISPFYIAFVVLMFALALLPTPFRNRTIAEAK; translated from the coding sequence TTTGCATGCGCAATACCCGATGCTGACGCCGTTCGCGATCTCGCTCGGCGCGGCGCCGTCGTTCATCGGTTTTATCATGGGCATCTATTCGCTCACGCATTTGCCGGGCAACGTGCTCGCCGGATACAGCGTCGACCGGTACGGCAGCAAGCCGTTCATCGTCCTCAGCCTCGTCGCCGCCGGCGTCCTGCTGCTGCTGCAATCCCGCGTCACCGACCCTTGGCAGCTGCTCGCCGTCCGCTCCGTCAGCGGCTTCGCGCTCGCGTTCTTGTCGCCCGCCTGCCTCGCCCTGCTCGCGAAGCTGGCCCGAGACCGCGTGCATCAGAGCAAGCTCATGTCCGGCAACGGCCTCGTACATACGCTCGCTTCGGTCGTTTCCCCGGCGGCGGGCGCGCTGCTCGTCGCGAAGTTCGGCTTCACCGCCGCCTTCGCCGCCCTCGGCTGGGGCCTCATTGTTACCGGCATCCTCGCGATTTGGGGCGTGAAGGAAGCGAAGTCCGGCGAAACGGACGCCGCGGCCGCCCAGACCGAGACGGCATCCGAGAAGGCGCCTTCGGCGCCGAACGGAGCGGGCAAGCTCCCCTGGCTCGTCTACGGCGTGCCGCTCGCGCTGTCCTGCTCGCAGGGCATTTTGTTTTTCGAACTGCCGCTGCACTCCGAAGCGCAAACGTCGGTGATGCACACCGGCATGCTGTTTTCCGTCGTCAGCGTCGGCGCCCTCATTACGCTCGCCATGGTGTTTCTGAATCACGTATCGCCGCTGCTGCGCACGGCGTTCGGGACGCTCGCGCTGTCGCTCGTCTTCTTCGGCCTCGCCGTGGACTGGCCGCTGCCGCTGGCGGTCTCGCTGCTGCTCGTCGGCATGTGCAAAGGCGTCGTCTTCCCGGCGCTCGCCGCGCTGCTCGCCTCCGTTACCGACGAAGGCCGGTACGGACGCGTCTTCTCGGTGCTGTCGATCGCGTTCTCGCTCGGCGCGTTTTTCGGCCCGATCGTCGCCGGCCAAACGCGGGAGCTGATTTCGCCGTTCTATATCGCCTTCGTCGTCTTGATGTTCGCCTTAGCGCTTCTGCCGACCCCGTTCCGCAACCGGACGATCGCCGAAGCCAAATAA
- a CDS encoding toprim domain-containing protein, producing MDFVIIVEGKNDRSRLARLLSSDVPILCTFGTPGTKQLQQIVKKVGDRAVYIYTDNDASGKRIRAMLSELFPDAEQLYTKAGYAGVEGTPDEHLIRQLEKAGLEEYIVYPEPDPFA from the coding sequence ATGGATTTCGTGATAATCGTAGAAGGCAAGAACGACCGCAGCCGGCTCGCCCGGCTGCTCTCGAGCGACGTGCCGATCTTGTGCACGTTCGGAACGCCCGGGACGAAACAGCTGCAGCAAATCGTCAAAAAGGTCGGCGACCGGGCCGTTTACATTTACACGGACAACGACGCTTCGGGCAAACGAATTCGCGCCATGCTGTCCGAGCTGTTTCCCGACGCGGAGCAGCTATACACGAAAGCGGGCTACGCCGGCGTCGAAGGGACGCCCGACGAGCACTTGATCCGACAATTGGAAAAGGCCGGGCTCGAGGAATACATCGTGTATCCCGAACCCGACCCTTTTGCGTAA